In the genome of Myxococcus stipitatus, one region contains:
- a CDS encoding flagellar hook-length control protein produces the protein MTWRKRAHSQGVDLIGCMDCNPYTGDMPCTAALPILCIREDGSAVPPGVSPDFYNGWAEGNVATTLPVLGVTLTSLALANKLCASAFGDGWRMAQFHHPQGGWNWYAYGNVRTDKRFWVYIRDQPANCWNP, from the coding sequence ATGACGTGGCGGAAGAGAGCCCATTCCCAGGGGGTGGACCTCATCGGCTGCATGGACTGCAATCCCTACACGGGCGACATGCCCTGCACGGCGGCGCTGCCCATCCTGTGCATCCGTGAGGACGGCTCCGCGGTTCCGCCAGGGGTGAGCCCGGACTTCTACAACGGCTGGGCGGAGGGAAACGTGGCCACCACCCTGCCCGTGCTGGGGGTGACGCTGACGAGCCTGGCCCTCGCGAACAAGCTGTGCGCGAGTGCCTTTGGCGATGGGTGGCGGATGGCGCAGTTCCACCATCCCCAAGGTGGATGGAATTGGTATGCCTACGGCAACGTCCGGACGGACAAGCGCTTCTGGGTGTACATCCGGGACCAGCCCGCCAACTGCTGGAACCCGTAG
- a CDS encoding CotH kinase family protein yields MDNEQHILRGGFPVDAGVVRVELYDGSVLLGEALLEEGRWSIPWAPGEGSEFLEAVAHLSTGTELRTRLDFQHLRFSTPAKLYSAEALLTLPTEAGTTTHYTLDGSAPGPSSPVYTAPLVLLSRRGQPAPLSLIPTNPAEVPEWWRWMPPAAPPVLATVVRLQRFSGETPVGAGEARTYLIQEPAYSLPVLSLVTNAENLFGYEQGIYVPGRIYDETPRWPDYWGPGNYRQDGEEWERPVHVEWFETTGAPVFAQNAGVRIHGSGSASLPQKSLRLYAKAEYGPEWFPANFFPNHPFRGQKRLLVRASGQDQMGSRLKDCILPELLRQTRLELQACRPTVVFLNGEYWGLHEIRERLDEYTLASHYGLNRKKIVILEGRGTLDTGEAGDVTPYAELLAYVRGHDLAVPEHFAYVEARIDVENFIDYHIAQVYFGNDDWPHNNLKYWRYRGGENTGATGAGDGRWRWLLYDLDYAFVMGPEANSLGRLLHDTRLGEPFVVLFRGLMKSPIFRERFITRFHWHLDNTFTTERVLAAVNAGAERLAPEMPEHISRWRYPPSESHWRWEVQRLREAAHRRPAALRRFMQREGLDAPRGDGTGRPAIHPQTDIPAPLKR; encoded by the coding sequence ATGGACAACGAGCAGCACATCCTCCGGGGAGGCTTCCCGGTGGACGCGGGGGTGGTCCGGGTCGAGCTCTACGACGGCTCCGTGTTGCTCGGGGAGGCGCTGCTGGAGGAAGGGCGGTGGAGCATTCCCTGGGCGCCAGGGGAGGGGAGCGAGTTCCTGGAAGCCGTCGCCCATCTGTCGACGGGGACGGAGCTGCGCACCCGGCTCGACTTCCAGCACCTGCGCTTCAGCACGCCCGCGAAACTGTATTCCGCCGAGGCGCTGTTGACGCTGCCCACGGAGGCCGGCACGACCACGCACTACACGCTGGATGGCTCGGCGCCAGGGCCGTCGTCCCCCGTCTATACCGCGCCCCTGGTTCTGCTGAGCCGAAGAGGGCAGCCCGCGCCGCTGAGTCTCATACCGACGAATCCCGCCGAAGTTCCCGAGTGGTGGAGGTGGATGCCCCCCGCGGCGCCCCCCGTGCTCGCGACGGTGGTGCGGCTCCAGCGTTTCTCGGGAGAGACGCCCGTGGGCGCGGGTGAGGCGCGCACCTATCTCATCCAAGAGCCCGCCTATTCGCTGCCCGTCCTCTCCCTGGTGACGAACGCGGAGAACTTGTTCGGGTATGAGCAGGGCATCTATGTCCCAGGCCGCATCTACGACGAGACACCCCGCTGGCCCGACTACTGGGGGCCCGGCAATTACAGGCAGGATGGGGAGGAGTGGGAGCGGCCTGTCCACGTCGAGTGGTTCGAGACGACGGGGGCACCGGTGTTCGCCCAGAACGCGGGGGTGCGCATCCATGGCTCAGGCAGCGCCTCGTTGCCGCAGAAGAGCCTGCGGTTGTATGCGAAAGCGGAGTACGGCCCGGAGTGGTTCCCGGCGAACTTCTTCCCCAACCACCCGTTCCGAGGCCAGAAGCGACTGCTCGTCCGCGCTTCGGGCCAGGACCAGATGGGCTCCAGACTCAAGGACTGCATCCTTCCGGAGCTCTTGCGCCAGACACGGCTGGAGCTCCAGGCGTGTCGCCCCACGGTGGTGTTCCTCAACGGCGAGTACTGGGGGCTGCATGAGATACGGGAGCGGCTCGACGAGTACACCCTGGCGAGCCACTACGGACTGAACCGGAAGAAGATCGTCATCCTGGAAGGGCGCGGAACGCTCGACACGGGGGAGGCCGGGGACGTCACCCCTTACGCGGAGTTGCTGGCGTACGTCCGGGGGCACGACCTCGCGGTGCCTGAGCACTTCGCGTACGTCGAGGCGCGCATCGATGTGGAGAACTTCATCGACTATCACATCGCACAGGTCTACTTCGGCAACGATGACTGGCCTCACAACAACCTCAAGTACTGGCGCTATCGCGGAGGTGAGAACACGGGGGCCACGGGCGCGGGGGATGGTCGCTGGCGGTGGCTGTTGTATGACCTGGACTATGCGTTCGTGATGGGGCCCGAAGCCAATTCCTTGGGGCGGCTGCTGCACGACACGCGGCTGGGGGAGCCCTTCGTCGTGCTGTTTCGCGGCCTCATGAAGTCACCCATCTTCCGGGAGCGGTTCATCACGCGGTTCCACTGGCACCTGGACAATACGTTCACGACCGAGCGGGTGCTCGCGGCGGTGAACGCCGGGGCGGAGCGGCTGGCCCCGGAGATGCCAGAACACATCTCACGGTGGCGCTATCCTCCGTCGGAGTCGCACTGGCGCTGGGAGGTCCAACGCCTGCGAGAGGCCGCGCACCGACGGCCCGCGGCGCTGCGCCGGTTCATGCAACGAGAGGGGCTGGACGCGCCGCGTGGCGACGGCACCGGTCGTCCGGCCATCCATCCACAAACAGACATTCCCGCTCCCTTGAAGCGTTGA
- a CDS encoding protein kinase domain-containing protein, with product MGTYRIVKKLAAGGMAEVFLGKVVGAEGFEKPVAVKRILPSFVQDASFVELFLREAKLSVTLQHSNVLQVLDLGTSAGQYYMVMEFVDGENLSALLKAARARQVPLGLREICFIAHQVAEGLAYAHGRADPSGAPLNIVHRDVNPSNVMVSSNGGVKLADFGIAKVADEGRQETQAGVIKGKINYLSPEQVHGRPVDQRSDIFLLGLLLYEMLAGKRLFEGSTPQIIHALGSFNERTLEPLPGVPTPLWELLTRALAANPDARCPAAREFSESIQNFLFDHRLRVGSVDIASLFSRANPDWRSPLVDLAGAPGEEIRLEDEDLARTRSAPAREVRRHAVSSPPPPMLRPVTPPPADAAVARPVTPKPVLGIEPPPTAVAPVIAAGLGPRPSRARQQLGTILLTRGMLTPHMLNQALSLQKQRGGRLGQVLVHERWLEPDNLVRALSEQSGLPHITEDKLQSVPIPEELLKQIPRELCERLCAVPLAVRGRELVCAVLDPRDVQVTDALKFSTRAVAVQGLFASEQGIRKTIQRFYPPAEEAPPPYVRAHDPIPLEPSPEDKARDTRMMSQFSEQFTGRRVLDESTFAESKPPMAEPVARASPVRGDVRARMVLVVAEPSEPREAAVRLLLVQGLAAATSPAADAPRALSLGGYELVLVLEDAVADPAGLAQKLRAAHPQVEVRLLPSYSAALLGEGGPLAKLAELQARLLDGMLSMLGGSATLAPFLTRLARRLVSRLGAGRVEEGLLSAAASALALAARLEEPRRFILPTRARALGLVGSGMPEVNEVLMAVLPEGEDRTPPGGRAAGALLCAARFVQEVQSAQPPTAKAAQALQVLRQDPRLPVAVMEALTTELESSTQADKAAPRVVVAETDGANAMTLQIRLMAEGLSTVRARTRADVEKALAAGAQAAILADPLPDGDLRALLQAMRKAPSTEDLPIYLIVDKEDPAAFTAALDAGADDVMVRSSSPEVLIAKLRRGIQQRQSARRGAKSAQ from the coding sequence GTGGGGACCTACCGGATAGTGAAGAAGCTGGCCGCGGGCGGAATGGCCGAGGTCTTCCTGGGCAAGGTGGTCGGCGCGGAAGGCTTTGAAAAGCCTGTCGCGGTGAAGCGCATCTTGCCGTCCTTCGTCCAGGATGCCTCCTTCGTGGAGCTGTTCCTGCGCGAGGCGAAGCTCTCCGTCACGCTCCAGCACAGCAATGTCTTGCAGGTGCTGGACCTGGGTACGAGCGCCGGCCAGTACTACATGGTGATGGAGTTCGTGGATGGGGAGAACCTGAGCGCGCTCCTCAAGGCGGCCCGCGCGCGTCAGGTGCCGCTGGGCCTCCGGGAGATCTGCTTCATCGCCCATCAGGTGGCCGAAGGGCTCGCGTATGCCCATGGCCGCGCGGACCCCTCGGGCGCGCCGCTCAACATCGTCCACCGCGACGTCAATCCCTCCAACGTCATGGTCTCCTCCAACGGAGGCGTGAAGCTGGCCGACTTCGGCATCGCCAAGGTGGCCGACGAGGGACGACAGGAGACCCAGGCCGGCGTCATCAAGGGGAAGATCAACTACCTGTCCCCCGAGCAGGTCCATGGCCGCCCCGTGGACCAGCGCAGCGACATCTTCCTCCTGGGGTTGCTGCTCTACGAGATGCTCGCCGGGAAGCGGCTCTTCGAGGGCTCCACGCCTCAGATCATCCACGCGCTGGGCAGCTTCAACGAGCGCACCCTGGAGCCGCTCCCCGGCGTGCCCACGCCCCTGTGGGAATTGCTGACGCGCGCGCTGGCGGCCAACCCCGATGCCCGCTGCCCCGCCGCGCGCGAGTTCTCCGAATCCATCCAGAACTTCCTGTTCGACCACCGCCTGCGCGTGGGCTCCGTCGACATCGCCAGCCTCTTCAGCCGCGCGAATCCCGACTGGCGCTCGCCCCTGGTCGACCTCGCTGGTGCTCCCGGCGAGGAGATCCGCCTGGAGGACGAGGACCTCGCGCGCACCCGCTCGGCGCCCGCCCGGGAGGTGCGGCGCCACGCTGTCTCGTCTCCGCCGCCTCCCATGCTGCGCCCGGTGACACCGCCCCCCGCGGACGCCGCCGTGGCCCGCCCTGTCACCCCCAAGCCCGTCCTGGGAATCGAGCCGCCCCCCACCGCCGTGGCCCCCGTCATCGCCGCGGGACTCGGCCCGCGTCCGTCCCGGGCGCGGCAGCAACTGGGCACCATCCTCCTGACGCGCGGCATGCTCACACCGCACATGCTCAACCAGGCCCTGTCGCTCCAGAAGCAGCGGGGCGGGAGGCTCGGTCAGGTGCTGGTCCACGAGCGGTGGCTGGAGCCCGACAACCTGGTGCGCGCGCTGTCCGAGCAGAGCGGGCTGCCCCACATCACCGAGGACAAGCTCCAGTCCGTTCCCATCCCCGAGGAGCTGCTCAAGCAGATTCCCCGCGAGCTGTGTGAGCGGCTGTGCGCGGTGCCGCTCGCCGTGCGCGGACGAGAGCTCGTCTGCGCGGTGCTGGACCCGCGCGACGTGCAAGTCACGGACGCGCTGAAGTTCTCCACGCGCGCTGTCGCGGTCCAGGGGCTCTTCGCCTCCGAGCAGGGCATCCGGAAGACCATCCAGCGCTTCTATCCCCCCGCGGAAGAGGCCCCTCCGCCCTACGTGCGGGCGCATGACCCCATTCCCCTGGAGCCCTCACCGGAGGACAAGGCCCGCGACACGCGGATGATGTCGCAGTTCTCCGAGCAGTTCACCGGGCGCCGGGTGCTCGACGAGAGCACCTTCGCGGAGTCCAAGCCTCCCATGGCCGAGCCCGTGGCCCGAGCCAGCCCCGTGCGTGGCGACGTGCGCGCGCGCATGGTGCTGGTGGTGGCGGAGCCCTCCGAGCCTCGCGAGGCGGCGGTGCGGCTCCTCCTGGTGCAAGGGCTCGCGGCGGCGACCAGCCCCGCGGCGGATGCGCCGCGCGCGTTGTCGCTCGGAGGCTATGAGCTGGTACTGGTGCTCGAGGACGCGGTGGCGGACCCGGCGGGGCTCGCGCAGAAGCTGCGGGCCGCGCATCCCCAGGTGGAGGTGCGCCTGCTGCCCTCCTACAGCGCGGCGCTCCTGGGCGAGGGCGGCCCGCTGGCGAAGCTCGCGGAGCTCCAGGCCCGCCTGCTGGATGGGATGTTGTCCATGCTCGGGGGCAGCGCGACTCTGGCGCCCTTCCTCACCAGGCTGGCGCGGCGGCTGGTGTCGAGGCTGGGCGCGGGCCGCGTGGAGGAAGGTCTGCTCTCCGCCGCCGCCAGCGCGCTGGCCCTGGCCGCGCGGCTGGAGGAGCCCCGTCGCTTCATCCTGCCCACCCGCGCCCGCGCCCTGGGCCTCGTGGGGAGCGGCATGCCCGAGGTGAACGAGGTGCTCATGGCGGTGCTCCCGGAAGGGGAGGACCGCACGCCTCCAGGGGGCCGGGCCGCGGGCGCGCTGCTGTGCGCGGCGCGCTTCGTCCAGGAGGTCCAGAGCGCCCAGCCGCCCACGGCCAAGGCGGCCCAGGCGCTCCAGGTCCTGCGTCAGGACCCGCGTCTGCCGGTGGCCGTGATGGAGGCGCTCACCACGGAGCTGGAGTCGAGCACCCAGGCCGACAAGGCGGCGCCTCGCGTGGTGGTGGCGGAGACGGATGGCGCCAACGCGATGACGCTCCAGATTCGCCTCATGGCGGAGGGCCTGAGCACCGTGCGCGCGAGGACTCGCGCCGACGTGGAGAAGGCGCTGGCAGCCGGGGCGCAGGCGGCCATCCTCGCCGACCCGCTGCCGGATGGGGACCTGCGCGCGCTGCTCCAGGCGATGCGCAAGGCGCCTTCCACCGAGGACCTCCCCATCTACCTCATCGTCGACAAGGAGGACCCCGCCGCCTTCACCGCGGCGCTCGACGCGGGGGCGGACGACGTCATGGTCCGCTCCTCCAGTCCGGAGGTCCTCATCGCGAAGCTGCGCCGAGGCATCCAGCAACGCCAGTCGGCGCGGCGTGGCGCGAAGAGCGCGCAGTGA